One Cyprinus carpio isolate SPL01 unplaced genomic scaffold, ASM1834038v1 S000006476, whole genome shotgun sequence genomic region harbors:
- the LOC109077037 gene encoding LOW QUALITY PROTEIN: uncharacterized protein LOC109077037 (The sequence of the model RefSeq protein was modified relative to this genomic sequence to represent the inferred CDS: substituted 2 bases at 2 genomic stop codons): protein MLIVVFLDLIFDQLLENSKGFLAVKMFGLLFFVLMAHTAYGDVSYSFPEEMKRGSVIGNIAKDVGLDVNRLSSGNARIDTEGNRKRYCDININTGELIVAERIDREGLCGKKASCVIKQELVLENPLELHRFILNIEDINDNSPSFKQNVINFEIRESADKGSRYLLDEAHDADIDMNSVKSYTLERNEHFLLNVVTRENGRKYGELVLDNELDREQQKELTLILAAVDGGTPPRSGTVAIHITVLDANDNAPVFSQAVYKVSLPENSPVDTVVVTVSASDIDEGHNGEVTYEFGHLSETHQKIFSLDALSGEIKLTGLIDYEEESSVELPIQAKDGQGLASYSTVVIEVVDINDNAPIISVKSLKIPIPENALPGTEVGIINVQDRDSENNGQVRCSIQQNFPFKLVPSIKNYYSLVTTGELDRELLTDYNITITATDEGSPPLSSTKNIHLTVADVNDNPPVFQQHNYRAHVQENNKPGSSICSVSATDPDWRQNGTVVYSLMSSDVNGAPVSSFLSINGDTGVIHAVRSFDYEQLNSFKVLVLARDKRSPPLSSNVTVSVFITDENDNSPQILYPSPEGNSIMTEMVPKAAQARSLVSKVIAVDADSGQNAWLSYHIMKATDPGLFTIGVHSGEIRTQRRTFLNLTAXKQNLIVSVRDNGQPSLSATCALYLLISDNLAEVPELKDMSREESSSKLTFYLIIALVSVSTFFLTFIIIILAVRFCRRRKPRLLFDGAVAIPSAYLPPNYADVEGAGTLRSTYNYDAYLTTGSRTSDFKFVRSYNEGTMTADLTLKKTQSAVDDLEGLDAAMGDSFQVGLEICLNLIFVFSTDCFLWQCSFFLAVHATLSNKWCTPLDFSEFNFTFVVLYILIVLLLDFGLISEAFQRFRVAAEMFGLLFFVLMARIAYGDLSYSFPEEMKRGSVIGNIAKDLGLDVNRLSSRKARIDAEGNRKRYCDINLNTGELIVAEKIDREGLCGKKALCVIKQELVLESPLELHRFILNVEDINDNSPQFTENVVKFEIQESAVKGSRYLLDEAHDADISLNSVQSYTLQNNEHFILNVLTRENGRKYGELVLNKELDREQEKEVTLILTAVDGGTPPRSGTVAIQITVLDANDNAPVFSQTSYKISLTENSPVDTVVVTVSATDADEGQNGEVTYAFSHLSEIVRQLFFLDTMSGEIKLKGLMDFEEESSIELPIQAKDGQGLASHCTVIIDVIDINDNSPMIVINSLHSPVPENALPGTEVGIINVQDRDSDNNGQVRCSIQQNFPFKLVPSIKNYYSLVTTGELDRELLSDYNITITATDEGSPPLSSTKNIHLTVADVNDNPPVFQQQNYRAHVQENNKPGSSICSVSATDPDWRQNGTVVYSLLSSDVNGAPVSSFLSINGDTGVIHAVKSFDYEQLKSFKVLVLARDNGSPPLSSNVTVNVFITDENDNSPQILYPSPEGNSIMTEMVPKAAQARSLVSKVIAVDADSGPNAWLSYHIMKATDPGLFTIGVHSGEIRTQRDISESDSMKEKLIVSVRDNGQPSLSATCALYLLISDNLAEVPELKDMSREESSSKLTFYLIIALVSVSTFFLTFIIIILAVRFCRRRKPRLLFDGAVAIPSAYLPPNYAEVEGAGTLRSTYNYDAYLTTGSRTSDFKFIRSYNEGTLTADLTLKKTQSAVDDLEGLDAEMNDSFQVGFIIIIIIIIIIIIIISRFGSYAFERFCVTAEMFGLLFFVLMAHTAYGDVSYSFPEEMKRGSVIGNIAKDLGLDVNRLSSRKARIDTEGNRKRYCDINLNTGELTLAGRIDREEICGDRLSCVLKFEVMLEDPLELHRVSVQIQDINDNLPVFSKDLITFEIGESSLRGTRYRLNAAHDADVGQNAVQRYDLQKNANFKLTISSNVDGEKNLELLLDKELDREQQKELTLILTAVDGGTPPRSGTVAIHITVLDANDNAPVFSQAVYKVSLPENSPVDTVVVTTRRTTDADEGQNGEVTYEFSRISDKAKNLFSLDPNTGAIRVTGSLDYEDEIVYELRIEGKDVFGLSSDAKVVIELADVNAPEIQLKSLRTPVPENALPGTEVGIINVQDRDSENNGQVGCSIQQNVPFKLVPSIKNYYSLVTTGELDRELLSDFNITITATDEGSPPLSSTKNIHLTVADVNDNPPVFQQQNYRAHVQENNKPGSSICSVSATDPDWRQNGTLXFNSLLSSDVNGAPVSSSLSINGDTGVIHAVRSFDYEQLKSFKVLVLARDNGSPPLSSNVTVSVFLTDENDNSPQILYPSPEGNSFMTEMVPKGAQARSLVSKVIAVDADSGQNAWLSYHIIKATDPGLFTIGFHSGEIRTQRDISESDSMKQNLIVSVRDNGQPSLSATCALYLLISDNLAEVPELKDMSRDESSSKLTFYLIIALVSVSTFFLTFIIIILAVRFCRRRKPRLLFDGAVAIPSAYLPPNYAEVEGAGNSPRSAYNYDAYLTTGSRTSDFKFIRSYNEGTMTADLTLKKTQSAVDDLEGLGTAMSDSFQGPAVLQCAIYYCFENFACIDLYPSMFGLQGPL from the exons ATGTTAATAGTTGTATTTCTGGATTTAATTTTTGATCAACTTCTCGAGAATTCCAAAGGTTTCCTTGCTGTAAAAATGTTTGGCCTTTTGTTCTTCGTGCTGATGGCGCACACCGCTTATGGAGACGTGAGCTATTCTTTTCCGGAGGAGATGAAACGCGGATCTGTGATTGGAAATATCGCAAAAGACGTCGGGCTCGATGTGAACAGACTTTCATCTGGTAATGCTCGCATTGATACGGAAGGAAACCGAAAACGATACTGTGACATTAATATAAATACTGGGGAATTGATTGTAGCTGAGAGAATCGACAGAGAGGGGCTGTGTGGAAAGAAAGCTTCATGTGTTATAAAACAGGAGCTCGTTCTGGAAAATCCTTTGGAGCTGCATCGttttattctaaatattgagGACATAAATGATAATTcgccttcatttaaacaaaatgtgatAAATTTCGAAATACGTGAATCAGCAGACAAAGGTTCTCGTTACTTATTAGATGAGGCCCATGATGCGGATATTGATATGAATTCAGTTAAGTCATATACACTTGAAAGGaatgaacattttcttttaaacgtAGTTACTCGGGAAAATGGAAGGAAATATGGAGAACTTGTATTGGATAATGAGTTAGATCGTGAGCAGCAGAAAGAACTGACATTAATTCTTGCTGCGGTGGACGGCGGGACTCCACCGAGATCAGGTACTGTAGCCATACACATCACTGTGCTGGATGCTAATGATAATGCTCCAGTTTTTAGTCAGGCCGTCTATAAAGTCAGTCTGCCTGAAAATTCTCCTGTAGATACTGTAGTGGTGACAGTGAGTGCATCAGATATTGACGAAGGACATAATGGAGAGGTGACGTATGAATTTGGACATTTATCTGAAACCCACCAGAAAATATTTTCACTGGATGCATTGTCTGGTGAGATTAAACTAACGGGGCTTATTGATTATGAAGAAGAAAGCTCAGTTGAATTGCCAATTCAAGCTAAAGATGGCCAGGGGTTAGCCAGTTATTCTACTGTGGTAATTGAAGTAGTTGATATCAACGATAATGCCCCTATAATTTCGGTTAAATCTCTTAAAATCCCGATTCCCGAGAATGCGTTACCCGGTACAGAGGTTGGCATCATTAATGTGCAGGACAGGGACTCTGAGAATAATGGACAGGTGCGCTGCTCCATTCAACAAAACTTTCCGTTTAAACTCGTACCATCAATCAAAAATTACTATTCTCTGGTGACCACAGGTGAATTAGACCGCGAGCTGCTCActgattataatattacaattactgCTACTGATGAGGGCTCTCCGCCTTTATCTTCCACTAAGAATATTCACTTGACTGTAGCTGACGTGAATGATAATCCACCTGTATTTCAGCAGCACAATTACCGAGCTCATGTGCAAGAAAATAACAAACCGGGCTCCTCTATTTGTTCAGTATCAGCTACAGACCCGGACTGGAGACAGAATGGCACTGTAGTTTATTCTCTGATGTCCTCTGATGTTAATGGCGCACCGGTGTCATCCTTTCTATCCATTAACGGAGACACCGGAGTCATTCATGCTGTGAGGTCGTTTGATTACGAACAGTTGAACAGTTTCAAAGTGCTCGTGTTAGCCAGAGACAAACGGTCTCCTCCTCTGAGCAGTAACGTGACCGTGAGTGTCTTCATAACGGATGAGAATGACAACTCCCCTCAGATATTATACCCCTCTCCGGAAGGAAACTCCATCATGACAGAGATGGTCCCCAAGGCTGCTCAGGCGCGCTCCCTGGTCTCCAAGGTGATCGCCGTGGACGCGGATTCTGGCCAGAACGCGTGGCTCTCGTATCACATTATGAAAGCGACTGATCCGGGACTTTTCACTATCGGTGTCCACAGCGGAGAGATCAGGACGCAGCGACGTACATTTCTGAATCTGACAGCATGAAAACAGAACCTCATTGTGTCCGTGAGAGATAACGGACAGCCCTCTCTCTCAGCCACGTGCGCATTGTATTTACTTATATCAGATAACTTGGCTGAAGTTCCAGAACTGAAAGACATGTCTCGTGAGGAGAGCAGCTCCAAACTCACGTTTTATTTGATCATTGCGCTGGTGTCCGTTTCCACTTTCTTCCTGAcctttatcatcatcatcctggCCGTGAGGTTTTGTCGCAGGAGAAAGCCCAGACTGTTGTTTGATGGAGCAGTAGCCATTCCCAGCGCGTATCTTCCTCCAAATTACGCAGATGTAGAGGGTGCGGGAACTCTCCGCAGCACTTACAATTATGACGCATACCTGACCACGGGCTCGCGCACTAGTGACTTCAAGTTCGTCAGATCTTATAATGAGGGCACGATGACTGCTGACCTGACTCTGAAAAAGACTCAGTCAGCTGTGGATGATCTTGAAGGACTCGATGCAGCAATGGGTGATTCGTTTCAGGTAGGACTtgagatttgtttaaatttaatatttgtgttttcaacTGACTGCTTTCTTTGGCAATGTTCTTTTTTCTTAGCAGTTCACGCGACTCTTTCAAATA AATGGTGTACTCCTCTCGATTTTtctgaatttaattttacatttgtcgtattgtacattttaattgttttgttgttggatttcGGTTTAATATCTGAAGCATTCCAAAGGTTTCGTGTTGCTGCTGAGATGTTTGGCCTTTTGTTCTTCGTGCTGATGGCGCGGATCGCTTATGGAGACTTGAGCTATTCTTTTCCGGAGGAGATGAAACGTGGATCTGTGATTGGAAATATAGCAAAGGATCTCGGACTCGATGTGAACAGACTGTCATCTCGTAAGGCTCGAATTGATGCTGAAGGTAACAGAAAACGATACTGCGACATTAATCTAAATACTGGAGAGCTGATCGTAGCGGAGAAAATCGACAGAGAGGGACTTTGTGGAAAGAAAGCCTTGTGTGTCATAAAACAGGAGCTTGTCCTTGAAAGCCCTCTAGAATTGCATCGTTTTATTCTCAATGTTGAAGACATAAATGATAATTCACCACAATTCACAGAGAATGTCGTTAAATTCGAAATACAGGAATCAGCAGTCAAAGGATCTCGTTACTTATTAGATGAGGCCCATGATGCGGATATTAGTCTTAATTCTGTGCAATCATATACACTTCAAAACAATGAACACTTTATTCTTAATGTACTAACCAgagaaaatggaagaaaatatGGCGAGCTAGTGCTGAATAAAGAGTTGGATCGTGAGCAGGAGAAAGAGGTAACATTAATTCTTACTGCGGTAGACGGCGGGACTCCACCGAGATCAGGTACCGTAGCCATACAAATCACTGTGCTGGATGCTAATGATAATGCTCCAGTCTTTAGTCAGACCAGTTATAAAATCAGTCTGACTGAAAATTCACCTGTAGATACTGTAGTGGTGACAGTGAGCGCTACTGATGCTGACGAGGGACAAAATGGTGAAGTGACATATGCGTTTAGTCATTTATCCGAAATTGTCCGGCAATTATTTTTCCTTGATACAATGTCTGGAGAGATTAAACTAAAGGGACTCATGGATTTTGAGGAGGAGAGTTCAATTGAATTGCCGATTCAAGCTAAGGATGGTCAAGGGTTAGCCAGTCATTGTACAGTAATAATAGATGTTATTGATATCAATGATAACTCCCCTATGATTGTAATCAATTCCCTCCATAGCCCTGTTCCTGAGAATGCATTACCCGGTACAGAGGTTGGCATCATTAATGTGCAGGACAGAGACTCTGACAATAACGGACAGGTGCGCTGCTCCATTCAGCAAAACTTCCCGTTTAAACTCGTTCCTTCAATCAAAAATTACTATTCTCTGGTGACCACAGGTGAATTAGACCGCGAGCTGCTCTctgattataatattacaattactgCTACTGATGAGGGCTCTCCGCCTTTATCTTCCACTAAGAATATTCACTTGACTGTAGCTGACGTGAATGATAATCCACCTGTATTTCAGCAGCAGAATTACAGAGCTCATGTGCAAGAAAATAACAAACCGGGCTCCTCTATTTGTTCAGTATCAGCTACAGACCCGGACTGGAGACAAAATGGCACTGTAGTTTATTCTCTGTTGTCCTCTGATGTCAATGGCGCACCGGTGTCCTCCTTTCTATCCATTAACGGAGACACCGGAGTCATTCATGCTGTGAAGTCGTTTGATTACGAACAGTTGAAAAGTTTCAAAGTGCTCGTGTTAGCCAGAGACAACGGTTCTCCTCCTCTGAGCAGTAACGTGACCGTGAATGTCTTCATAACGGATGAGAATGACAACTCCCCTCAGATATTATACCCTTCTCCGGAAGGAAACTCCATCATGACCGAGATGGTACCCAAAGCTGCTCAGGCGCGCTCCCTGGTCTCCAAGGTGATCGCCGTGGACGCGGATTCTGGCCCGAACGCGTGGCTCTCGTATCACATTATGAAAGCGACTGATCCGGGACTTTTCACTATCGGTGTCCACAGCGGAGAGATCAGGACGCAGCGGGACATTTCTGAATCTGACAGCATGAAAGAGAAACTCATTGTGTCCGTGAGAGATAACGGACAGCCCTCTCTCTCAGCCACGTGCGCATTGTATTTACTTATTTCAGATAACTTGGCTGAAGTTCCAGAACTGAAAGACATGTCTCGTGAGGAGAGCAGCTCCAAACTCACGTTTTATTTGATCATCGCGCTGGTGTCCGTTTCCACTTTCTTcctgaccttcatcatcatcatcctggcCGTGAGGTTTTGTCGCAGGAGAAAGCCCAGACTGTTGTTTGATGGAGCTGTAGCCATTCCCAGCGCATATCTTCCTCCAAATTACGCAGAGGTGGAGGGTGCGGGAACTCTCCGCAGCACTTACAATTATGACGCATACCTGACCACTGGCTCGCGCACTAGTGACTTCAAGTTCATCAGATCTTATAATGAGGGCACGTTGACTGCTGACCTGACTCTGAAAAAGACACAGTCAGCTGTGGATGATCTTGAAGGACTTGATGCGGAAATGAATGATTCGTTTCAGgtaggatttattattattattattattattattattattattattattatt TCGAGGTTTGGCTCTTATG CATTTGAAAGGTTCTGTGTTACTGCTGAGATGTTTGGCCTTTTGTTCTTCGTGCTGATGGCGCACACCGCTTATGGAGACGTGAGCTATTCTTTTCCGGAGGAGATGAAACGCGGATCTGTGATTGGAAATATAGCAAAGGATCTCGGACTCGATGTAAACAGACTGTCATCTCGTAAGGCTCGAATTGACACTGAAGGTAACAGAAAACGTTACTGTGACATTAATCTAAATACTGGAGAACTGACCTTAGCGGGGAGAATCGACAGGGAGGAAATTTGCGGGGACAGGCtttcatgtgttttaaaatttgagGTAATGCTAGAAGATCCATTAGAGCTGCACCGTGTTTCAGTTCAAATTCAGGACATTAACGACAATTTGCCTGTTTTCTCAAAGGATTTGATTACATTTGAAATCGGGGAGTCTTCTCTTAGAGGTACTCGCTATCGCTTGAATGCTGCTCATGACGCAGATGTAGGACAAAATGCAGTTCAGAGATACGACCTACAGAAAAATGCTAACTTTAAGCTCACGATCAGTTCAAATGTAGATGGAGAAAAGAATTTGGAATTATTACTAGATAAAGAATTAGATCGCGAGCAGCAAAAAGAGCTTACATTAATTCTTACTGCGGTAGACGGGGGGACTCCACCGAGATCAGGTACCGTAGCCATACACATCACTGTGCTGGATGCTAATGATAATGCTCCAGTCTTTAGTCAGGCCGTCTATAAAGTCAGTCTGCCTGAAAATTCTCCTGTTGATACTGTAGTGGTGACAACTAGACGAACTACTGATGCTGACGAGGGACAAAATGGAGAAGTGACGTATGAGTTCAGTCGTATTTCTGACAAAGCCAAAAACCTGTTTTCATTAGATCCAAATACAGGTGCCATTCGAGTTACGGGTTCACTAGATTATGAGGACGAAATTGTTTATGAATTGCGCATTGAAGGGAAAGATGTATTTGGTTTATCCAGTGACGCTAAAGTTGTAATAGAACTTGCAGATGTTAATGCTCCTGAGATACAATTGAAATCTTTGCGTACCCCCGTTCCTGAGAATGCGTTACCCGGTACAGAGGTTGGCATCATTAATGTGCAGGACAGAGACTCTGAGAATAATGGACAGGTGGGCTGTTCCATTCAGCAAAACGTCCCGTTTAAACTCGTACCTTCAATCAAAAATTACTATTCTCTGGTGACCACAGGTGAATTAGACCGCGAGCTGCTCTCcgattttaatattacaattactgCTACTGATGAGGGCTCTCCGCCTTTATCTTCCACTAAGAATATTCACTTGACTGTAGCTGACGTGAATGATAATCCACCTGTATTTCAGCAGCAGAATTACAGAGCTCATGTGCAAGAAAATAACAAACCGGGCTCCTCTATTTGTTCAGTATCAGCTACAGACCCGGATTGGAGACAGAATGGCACACTGTAGTTTAATTCTCTGTTGTCCTCTGATGTCAATGGCGCACCGGTGTCGTCTTCTCTATCCATTAACGGAGACACCGGAGTCATTCATGCTGTGAGGTCGTTTGATTACGAACAGTTGAAAAGTTTCAAAGTGCTCGTGTTAGCCAGAGACAACGGTTCTCCTCCTCTGAGCAGTAACGTGACCGTGAGTGTCTTCCTAACGGATGAGAATGACAACTCGCCACAGATATTATACCCCTCTCCGGAAGGAAACTCCTTCATGACAGAGATGGTACCCAAAGGTGCTCAGGCGCGCTCCCTGGTCTCCAAGGTGATCGCAGTGGACGCGGATTCTGGCCAGAACGCGTGGCTCTCGTATCACATTATTAAAGCGACTGATCCGGGACTTTTCACTATCGGGTTCCACAGCGGAGAGATCAGGACGCAGCGGGACATTTCTGAATCTGACAGCATGAAACAGAACCTCATTGTGTCCGTGAGAGATAATGGACAGCCCTCTCTCTCAGCCACGTGCGCATTGTATTTGCTTATATCAGATAACTTGGCTGAAGTTCCAGAACTGAAAGACATGTCTCGTGACGAGAGCAGCTCCAAACTGACGTTTTATTTGATCATCGCGCTTGTGTCCGTTTCCACTTTCTTcctgaccttcatcatcatcatcctggcCGTGAGGTTTTGTCGCAGGAGAAAGCCCAGACTGTTGTTTGATGGAGCTGTAGCCATTCCCAGCGCGTATCTTCCTCCAAATTACGCAGAGGTAGAGGGTGCGGGGAACTCTCCGCGCAGCGCTTACAATTATGACGCATACCTGACGACGGGCTC